A stretch of Armatimonadota bacterium DNA encodes these proteins:
- a CDS encoding inorganic diphosphatase, whose amino-acid sequence MSFDQIPIGEKAPHVFNTVIEIPKGSTNKYEFDPELNAFRLDRVLYSPLYDPFDYGFIPQTKYLDGDPIDVLVMISHPTFPGCVVEAKAIGVLEMRDEKGPDEKLLCVSTKDPRFSQRKSLNDIQVHTKSEIIHFFEVYKVLEEKTVEVVGWHDAPVAVELINKFRTDRERRSPH is encoded by the coding sequence ATGTCGTTTGACCAAATTCCTATCGGCGAGAAGGCGCCGCACGTGTTCAACACCGTGATTGAGATTCCGAAAGGGAGCACCAACAAGTATGAGTTCGACCCGGAGCTGAACGCTTTTCGGCTGGACCGGGTGCTCTATTCGCCGCTCTACGACCCCTTCGATTACGGGTTCATCCCGCAGACCAAGTACCTCGACGGGGACCCGATCGACGTGCTCGTCATGATCTCGCACCCCACTTTTCCCGGCTGCGTGGTCGAGGCCAAGGCGATCGGCGTGCTGGAGATGCGCGATGAGAAGGGTCCGGACGAGAAGCTGCTGTGCGTTTCCACCAAAGACCCACGGTTCTCCCAGCGCAAGTCCTTGAACGACATCCAGGTTCACACGAAGAGCGAGATCATCCACTTCTTCGAGGTCTACAAGGTGCTGGAGGAGAAAACGGTGGAAGTGGTCGGCTGGCACGACGCGCCGGTAGCCGTGGAACTGATCAACAAGTTCCGAACGGACCGGGAGCGGAGATCGCCACACTAG
- the coaD gene encoding pantetheine-phosphate adenylyltransferase — protein MRRLAVYPGSFDPATLGHLDVIERAARLFDEVVVAVGVNTSKDPLLTTEQRMEALRRCTEGLENVSVESFQGLLVHYAKQRGAHALIRGLRATADFEYEFQMAMVNRRLESELETVFLMTKWEHSYLSSSIVREVALLGGDYSELVPPPVARIVGEALAGRN, from the coding sequence ATGAGGCGATTGGCGGTCTATCCCGGTTCGTTCGACCCTGCCACCCTGGGGCATCTGGACGTGATCGAGCGCGCAGCAAGGCTTTTCGATGAGGTGGTGGTCGCCGTCGGCGTGAACACTTCCAAGGACCCCTTGCTCACGACCGAGCAGAGGATGGAAGCGCTCAGGCGCTGCACCGAGGGCCTTGAGAACGTGAGCGTGGAGTCCTTTCAGGGACTGCTGGTGCATTACGCCAAACAGCGCGGCGCGCATGCCCTCATTCGCGGGCTTCGTGCCACTGCGGACTTCGAATATGAATTTCAGATGGCGATGGTCAACCGCCGTTTGGAAAGCGAGTTGGAGACGGTTTTTTTGATGACCAAATGGGAGCACTCCTACTTGTCCAGCAGCATCGTGCGCGAAGTGGCGCTTCTGGGTGGCGACTATTCGGAGCTGGTGCCGCCACCAGTGGCGCGGATCGTCGGCGAGGCGCTGGCAGGCAGGAATTAG
- a CDS encoding transglutaminase domain-containing protein, with protein MTTPSPQQVRRGTLFLLLLVSAIARGDESYLGIFIQGSKVGYVKSTTINVKFEGKPAVRSESNTRIDLALLGQGLTINQDTISWSSLNGAPLKVQAKMASAGREQKIDATFRGSEISVTIDNTGTKSKKTLSIPKDGRYVDDPVVALLDGKAKPGVQKVFYSFDPSTASLERSVVRLAGPAKVTVKGITFKSTLIEVTTRQLLSKVFVSSKGDLIKAEMPMGMEMVPLSKAEALRKSVGEGIMDLAVLSRLELKKPLPEVSSLSSITLQVSGANLEKLPSDGHQTVSRAGNSWRVVTHAVSPDPAGTIAAARAAQPKWVAPGYNVPSGSDTFVRLSEDLVQGSEKVAEAAEKIRKYVTQSMTPNAGIGLLRDASEVLQTKEGVCRDYAILTATLLRAAGIPTKLVSGLVYQDGAFYYHAWTEAFDGANWFGVDSTRPDGKVGAGHIKLADGTVESAFSFTFLDRAKVEVLETKKK; from the coding sequence GTGACAACTCCATCGCCCCAACAGGTCCGTCGAGGAACGCTTTTCCTGCTGCTGCTCGTCAGTGCGATCGCGCGCGGAGACGAATCCTACTTGGGGATTTTCATTCAGGGCTCCAAGGTGGGCTACGTAAAAAGCACGACGATCAACGTCAAGTTTGAGGGCAAGCCTGCGGTCCGGTCGGAGTCGAACACGCGGATTGATCTCGCTCTGCTCGGCCAGGGGCTCACGATCAATCAGGACACGATCAGTTGGAGCAGCCTGAACGGGGCGCCGCTCAAAGTGCAGGCCAAGATGGCCAGCGCGGGCCGCGAGCAGAAGATCGACGCCACGTTTCGCGGCTCCGAGATCTCTGTGACGATCGACAACACAGGCACAAAGTCCAAAAAGACCCTTTCAATCCCCAAAGACGGCCGCTATGTGGACGACCCGGTCGTGGCGCTTCTGGACGGCAAGGCAAAGCCAGGCGTCCAGAAGGTGTTCTACTCTTTTGACCCCTCGACGGCAAGCCTGGAACGGAGCGTCGTGCGGCTCGCCGGGCCCGCCAAGGTCACCGTCAAGGGCATCACCTTCAAGTCCACTTTGATCGAGGTCACCACCCGGCAGCTTCTGTCCAAGGTATTCGTCAGCTCCAAAGGAGACCTGATCAAGGCGGAGATGCCGATGGGCATGGAGATGGTCCCCTTGTCCAAGGCCGAGGCGCTCCGCAAGTCGGTGGGTGAAGGCATCATGGACCTGGCGGTGCTCTCACGCCTGGAACTCAAGAAGCCGCTGCCCGAGGTGTCCAGTCTCAGCTCGATCACCCTGCAAGTTTCAGGCGCCAACCTCGAAAAGCTCCCCTCCGACGGCCATCAGACGGTTTCAAGAGCGGGGAACAGTTGGAGAGTCGTCACCCACGCGGTCAGTCCGGATCCCGCGGGAACGATCGCGGCCGCTCGCGCGGCCCAGCCAAAGTGGGTGGCGCCGGGCTATAACGTTCCGAGCGGAAGCGACACGTTCGTGAGGCTATCTGAAGACTTGGTGCAGGGTAGCGAAAAGGTGGCCGAAGCCGCCGAGAAGATACGAAAGTACGTGACCCAAAGCATGACCCCGAATGCGGGAATTGGGCTCCTCCGTGATGCCTCTGAGGTGCTTCAGACCAAGGAGGGCGTCTGCCGGGACTATGCGATCCTAACGGCTACGCTCCTGCGGGCGGCTGGTATTCCTACTAAATTGGTGAGTGGGCTGGTGTACCAGGATGGCGCCTTCTACTACCACGCGTGGACCGAGGCGTTTGACGGGGCTAACTGGTTCGGCGTGGACTCCACAAGGCCGGACGGCAAGGTGGGCGCCGGACACATCAAGCTTGCCGATGGCACCGTCGAATCGGCCTTCTCGTTCACTTTTCTGGACCGAGCAAAGGTAGAAGTGTTGGAAACTAAGAAGAAGTAA
- the topA gene encoding type I DNA topoisomerase, protein MAKKLVIVESPAKAKTIRQFLGSDYQVEASIGHIRDLPANRKGMPEEHKKKWWADYAVDVDNGFLPFYEVSPEKKHTVENLKKAMKGADELVLATDEDREGESISWHLLEVLKPAKGVSVKRIAFHEITKSAILEALRNPRTIDSQLVEAQEARRVLDRLYGYTLSPVLWSKVAKDLSAGRVQSPAVKLVVERAKQRRDFRTSAYCDLKAGLKAPKGEFAATLKTIEGRKVAGSGDFDPKTGLPASEKHHWLQDAEARSMAEAGKSAKPWTVLDLQSNPGQERPPAPFRTTTLQQDANSKFSFSAERTMRIAQDLYEGVEIGGSLVGLITYMRTDSLHLADSSIRQARAVIEERFGKEHVPAKPNTYASKVANAQEAHEAIRPTDFERSPESIRRDLLKLSEAHFKLYDLIYKRALASQMKPAQVLRSSVDVGVRIDAKDVVFTASGKTITFPGYLLAYVADHDDAEAELEGKEKVLPEMRVGQALDLASLEVLSKATKPPPRYTDASLIKALEELGIGRPSTYASILSVIEDRGYVRREKRELIATWLAFLTMDVLESNFAEFMDLKFTANMDDELDQIANGKEDSKAYLKRFFLGANGFPGLRPAVQERKATIPYPAIPMGADPESGRPIVVKVNQRGKPYLQLGEAEDRKFANIPDDLDPADLTLEKALELLNAGAEQLESVGTHPDSGRNLLLRNRNGFYLEVERTAEEIAAKVKPTWVALPQGVDPKDLSQEDLDELCRLPKALGTNPDTGEEIVFRLGKYGPYIQSGKEIRNVADWREGIAMSVPMAMELLSVSKIQASRNGQSKEPLKVFEGVSGFTAPIKLMAGRFGPYVTDGETNATLPKGTDATTLTAEFAAGLIVKKREAGPAPKRGKFKRFGKKPGKSRR, encoded by the coding sequence ATGGCAAAGAAACTGGTAATCGTCGAATCCCCCGCCAAGGCGAAAACCATTCGCCAATTCCTTGGATCCGACTATCAAGTGGAGGCGAGCATTGGACATATCCGCGACTTACCGGCTAACCGCAAGGGAATGCCTGAAGAGCACAAGAAGAAGTGGTGGGCTGACTATGCCGTGGACGTGGACAACGGCTTTCTTCCGTTTTACGAGGTCTCGCCGGAGAAGAAGCACACCGTTGAAAACCTCAAGAAGGCCATGAAGGGCGCCGACGAGCTCGTGCTCGCAACGGACGAAGACCGTGAGGGGGAGAGCATTTCCTGGCACCTCCTCGAGGTTTTGAAACCTGCCAAGGGCGTTTCCGTCAAAAGAATCGCGTTTCATGAAATCACCAAGTCAGCGATCTTAGAAGCTTTACGCAATCCCCGCACCATCGACAGCCAACTCGTCGAGGCTCAGGAAGCCCGGCGCGTGCTCGACCGGCTGTATGGCTACACGCTTTCGCCGGTTCTTTGGTCTAAGGTCGCCAAGGACCTCAGCGCTGGGCGCGTTCAGAGTCCGGCGGTCAAGCTCGTGGTCGAGCGAGCCAAGCAACGCCGCGACTTCAGAACGTCCGCCTATTGCGATCTGAAAGCTGGGCTCAAGGCTCCAAAGGGTGAGTTTGCCGCCACGCTGAAGACGATCGAAGGCCGAAAAGTCGCGGGATCCGGAGATTTCGACCCGAAGACCGGCTTGCCGGCTTCTGAAAAACACCACTGGCTCCAAGACGCCGAAGCCCGCTCGATGGCGGAGGCCGGCAAGAGCGCCAAGCCCTGGACCGTGCTCGATCTGCAGTCGAACCCCGGACAAGAGCGGCCTCCCGCGCCGTTCCGCACGACCACCCTCCAGCAGGACGCCAACTCGAAATTCAGCTTCTCGGCGGAGCGCACCATGCGCATCGCCCAGGACCTCTATGAGGGCGTGGAGATCGGGGGCAGCCTGGTCGGCCTCATCACTTACATGCGCACCGACTCGCTGCACCTCGCCGATTCCTCGATACGCCAGGCGCGCGCGGTGATCGAAGAGCGGTTCGGCAAGGAGCACGTGCCCGCCAAACCCAACACGTACGCTTCCAAGGTCGCCAACGCGCAAGAGGCGCACGAGGCCATCCGTCCCACCGACTTCGAGCGCTCGCCAGAAAGCATCCGGCGCGACCTGTTGAAGCTGAGCGAGGCGCATTTCAAGCTCTACGACCTGATCTATAAGCGCGCCCTCGCCAGCCAGATGAAGCCCGCGCAAGTGTTGCGCTCCAGCGTGGACGTGGGGGTGCGTATCGACGCCAAGGACGTGGTTTTCACGGCGAGCGGCAAGACCATCACCTTCCCGGGTTATCTGCTCGCCTACGTGGCAGATCACGATGACGCCGAAGCCGAACTTGAGGGCAAGGAGAAAGTGCTCCCTGAAATGCGGGTGGGCCAGGCCCTAGACCTCGCCAGCCTGGAAGTCCTCTCCAAAGCCACCAAGCCGCCCCCACGCTACACCGACGCCTCGCTCATCAAAGCACTCGAAGAACTGGGCATCGGCCGACCGAGCACCTATGCCTCGATCTTGAGCGTGATCGAGGATAGGGGCTACGTCCGCCGGGAAAAGCGCGAGCTCATCGCAACCTGGCTGGCATTCCTTACGATGGACGTTCTTGAATCGAACTTCGCCGAGTTCATGGACCTGAAGTTCACCGCCAACATGGACGACGAGCTCGATCAGATCGCCAACGGCAAAGAGGACTCGAAGGCTTATCTAAAGCGGTTCTTCCTCGGCGCGAACGGTTTTCCCGGTTTGCGGCCCGCGGTACAAGAGCGCAAGGCGACGATCCCCTATCCCGCGATCCCGATGGGCGCGGACCCCGAGTCGGGGCGGCCGATCGTGGTGAAGGTCAACCAACGCGGCAAACCGTACTTGCAGCTTGGCGAGGCCGAGGACCGCAAGTTTGCCAATATACCGGACGATCTGGACCCCGCCGATCTGACCCTCGAGAAAGCGTTGGAGCTCCTGAATGCGGGGGCGGAGCAGCTTGAGAGCGTTGGCACGCACCCAGACTCGGGCAGAAACCTCCTCCTTCGCAACCGAAACGGTTTCTATCTTGAGGTGGAACGGACGGCAGAGGAGATTGCCGCCAAGGTCAAGCCGACGTGGGTGGCGCTTCCGCAAGGGGTCGATCCCAAGGACCTCTCCCAGGAGGATCTGGATGAGCTTTGCAGACTGCCGAAGGCGCTGGGCACGAACCCGGATACGGGCGAGGAGATCGTGTTCCGCCTGGGCAAGTATGGCCCGTACATCCAGTCGGGCAAGGAGATTCGCAACGTCGCCGATTGGCGGGAGGGCATCGCGATGTCGGTCCCTATGGCAATGGAACTCCTTTCGGTGAGCAAGATCCAGGCCTCGCGGAACGGCCAATCCAAGGAGCCGCTCAAGGTGTTTGAGGGTGTGTCTGGGTTTACGGCGCCGATCAAGCTGATGGCGGGGCGATTTGGGCCCTATGTGACCGACGGCGAGACGAACGCCACGCTTCCCAAGGGCACCGACGCTACGACGCTGACTGCGGAGTTCGCAGCCGGCTTGATCGTGAAGAAACGCGAAGCCGGACCTGCGCCAAAGAGGGGCAAGTTCAAGCGATTTGGGAAGAAGCCTGGCAAGAGCAGGCGATAG
- a CDS encoding discoidin domain-containing protein, producing the protein MLQFLLPLVLAGAIGVSQNAAPKNLALSAKASAFEFYGDYRPERANDGNPNTRWSGIPGHNVGAWYQLDWPTAVKVAEVVVHQYGTYTEELDVQVWDDAKGDWRTLQHFGEKGQRLRGIVICRFEPVMTPKVRLGNITNGPTFREVEVYSEPYAAGKPEIHAASDLQGNIVGIVTDGWGAEPHLGSVEVRMVGRVEVRKTVQTDSNGMFSVPMPVGMKGKVKFNFTPVAADLQPASGSSVAAGSVPASKGFAPVAAGLQPASGSSVAAGSVPASKGFAPVAADLQPASGGSVAAGSVPASKGFAPVAAGSVPAQSATAEIDAANFQYGLTELGYKPKVTLLDGTWKFMGDPPKGFEKPGFDDSKWKDIQVPAHWEMEGFVVRSGHGGYRVRFQAPNSPSPGSQGSPTSPFPTSQKSEARGEVKMRTKIRFEGVYSGCEVYCNGVLVARHIGGATPFEADLTDALKPGENVLALDVQEHTVASDHLDKMSIYAYFHLAGIWRSVKLFQVPEVHIRDFEWRVEDWGEKRAFVNVDIANESSREVTCLLEHELTDMKGEQLALTPGLGDRGMVFTPGLSIDALSCQRKNLRAAVRNPKLWTAETPNLYNLKLTLKDDKGKVLQTVTQRVGFRQTEVKGTEILINGTPVKFRGTCHHDQHPLKGRAVSEADTRRDLEMMKEANLNAVRTSHYPPHPSLPEIADELGLYVEDEAPFCWADASDDLRNAPLILQHTAELIARDRNHASVAWWSMANESGYGWGFWRALEWAKKADPSRPASAATSAQPGDEVGRSTAKLDIYTLHNPLALSRIQDAEGKMKAPLIFDESLCIFQGIWNDVAEMWVDPGIRDYYVEPYKEVMAAFEKSKVTQGSFIWAWSDDLFCVPNRGLEYGREATRSHFVEPLYSFKDRGIVGDAPWGVVDGWRSPKPETWHIRMLYEPTKILGVERVAFEGTEQNLALRIRNDNDFLTIQGAVYHLQSNKLSQGFRIGVGAIPPRSEGLIVFPRSGDLQDSDKWSITPQVSRSKWTDYSVPNAVAWGPKSSEEPTAKPILSGPLSIFESGDLGGNTVTLSGERFEIAFSRDVGLLRRCTLNGSPFLTELPLLHLLPTGAPLKPMPAQETWKFKGIAVTKNERNVKVHVAGSYDAFEGSYDYLITPEGEITCQSEFTYQGEDRWFREIGQRFSVRLQDTMIRWKRDAEWDIYPSNHIGRATGDASSLSQSIYPMDKREGRDPEVGAGGMSAHNAYGLVDFRSTKRHIRWAKVWSFDMGGAEILSDGSQHLRAMVETDRISVHVNDFYGGTGAGLWEWELNYGKGRLLKKGDKVHSTLKLRLVP; encoded by the coding sequence ATGCTCCAATTCCTCCTTCCTCTCGTCCTTGCGGGGGCGATCGGCGTGAGCCAGAACGCCGCGCCAAAGAATCTCGCTCTTTCTGCCAAGGCCTCGGCGTTCGAGTTCTATGGCGATTATCGCCCGGAGCGGGCCAACGACGGCAATCCGAACACCCGCTGGTCCGGGATCCCCGGGCACAACGTGGGCGCCTGGTATCAGCTCGATTGGCCCACGGCGGTCAAGGTGGCTGAAGTGGTGGTGCACCAGTACGGCACCTACACCGAGGAACTGGACGTTCAGGTTTGGGATGACGCCAAGGGCGACTGGCGGACGCTGCAGCATTTTGGCGAGAAGGGCCAACGCCTTCGAGGGATCGTGATCTGCCGGTTTGAGCCGGTGATGACGCCCAAGGTGCGCCTCGGCAACATCACCAACGGCCCCACGTTCCGCGAAGTCGAGGTGTATTCCGAACCCTATGCCGCCGGAAAGCCCGAGATTCACGCCGCCAGCGACTTGCAGGGGAACATCGTCGGGATCGTGACGGACGGGTGGGGAGCGGAGCCGCACTTGGGGAGTGTGGAGGTGCGGATGGTCGGTAGGGTGGAGGTGCGCAAGACTGTCCAAACGGACTCCAATGGGATGTTCTCCGTTCCCATGCCGGTTGGAATGAAGGGCAAGGTGAAATTCAATTTCACACCTGTAGCCGCAGATCTTCAGCCTGCGTCCGGAAGCTCCGTAGCCGCCGGTTCCGTGCCGGCGTCCAAAGGGTTTGCGCCCGTAGCCGCCGGTCTTCAGCCTGCGTCCGGAAGCTCCGTAGCCGCCGGTTCCGTGCCGGCGTCCAAAGGGTTTGCGCCCGTAGCCGCAGATCTTCAGCCTGCGTCCGGGGGCTCGGTAGCCGCCGGTTCCGTGCCGGCGTCCAAAGGGTTTGCGCCCGTAGCCGCCGGTTCCGTGCCGGCGCAGTCGGCTACGGCCGAAATCGACGCCGCCAACTTCCAATACGGCCTGACCGAACTTGGCTACAAGCCCAAGGTGACCCTGCTCGATGGAACCTGGAAGTTCATGGGCGACCCACCCAAGGGCTTTGAGAAACCAGGATTCGACGACTCCAAGTGGAAAGACATCCAGGTGCCGGCACATTGGGAGATGGAAGGGTTTGTGGTCAGGTCGGGACACGGGGGCTACCGGGTCAGGTTTCAGGCTCCCAACTCCCCCTCTCCCGGTTCGCAAGGCTCACCGACCTCTCCCTTCCCGACAAGTCAGAAATCGGAAGCAAGGGGGGAGGTGAAAATGCGCACCAAAATCCGCTTCGAGGGCGTGTACTCCGGCTGCGAGGTGTACTGCAATGGGGTCCTCGTTGCAAGGCATATTGGCGGTGCGACGCCCTTTGAAGCTGACTTAACCGACGCTCTCAAGCCCGGTGAAAACGTGCTGGCGCTGGACGTTCAGGAGCACACGGTCGCCAGCGACCACCTGGACAAGATGTCCATCTACGCCTACTTCCATCTGGCGGGAATTTGGAGAAGCGTGAAGCTGTTCCAGGTGCCTGAGGTGCATATTCGGGATTTTGAGTGGAGGGTTGAGGATTGGGGTGAGAAGAGGGCGTTCGTCAATGTCGACATAGCGAACGAATCTTCAAGAGAAGTCACATGTTTGTTGGAGCATGAGCTCACAGACATGAAGGGTGAGCAGCTTGCATTGACCCCAGGATTGGGAGACAGGGGCATGGTCTTCACTCCGGGGCTATCAATTGATGCACTCAGCTGCCAGCGCAAAAACCTTCGTGCAGCCGTCCGGAACCCGAAGCTCTGGACCGCAGAGACCCCCAACCTCTACAACCTCAAGCTCACCCTCAAAGACGACAAGGGCAAAGTCCTCCAGACCGTAACCCAACGCGTAGGCTTCCGCCAAACCGAGGTCAAGGGCACCGAGATCCTCATCAACGGCACTCCGGTCAAGTTTCGCGGCACTTGCCACCACGACCAGCACCCTTTGAAGGGCCGGGCCGTCAGCGAGGCCGACACGCGCCGCGATCTTGAGATGATGAAGGAGGCGAATCTGAACGCCGTCCGCACCAGCCACTATCCGCCGCATCCCAGCCTGCCCGAGATCGCCGACGAACTGGGGCTGTACGTCGAAGATGAAGCGCCGTTCTGCTGGGCCGATGCCTCCGACGACCTTCGCAACGCCCCCCTCATTCTCCAGCACACGGCCGAGCTGATCGCCCGCGACCGCAACCACGCGAGCGTTGCGTGGTGGTCGATGGCCAATGAGAGTGGCTATGGATGGGGGTTTTGGCGCGCGCTCGAATGGGCCAAGAAGGCCGACCCCTCACGTCCGGCATCCGCCGCCACCAGCGCCCAGCCCGGCGACGAGGTGGGCCGCAGCACTGCCAAACTCGACATCTACACCTTGCACAACCCGCTCGCTCTCAGCCGAATCCAGGATGCCGAGGGCAAGATGAAGGCCCCCCTGATCTTCGATGAGAGCTTGTGCATCTTCCAGGGCATCTGGAACGACGTGGCCGAAATGTGGGTGGACCCGGGGATTCGGGACTACTACGTCGAGCCCTACAAAGAGGTCATGGCGGCGTTCGAGAAGAGCAAGGTCACCCAGGGAAGCTTCATCTGGGCCTGGTCCGACGACCTTTTCTGCGTGCCCAATCGAGGCCTGGAATACGGCCGTGAGGCGACAAGGTCGCACTTTGTGGAGCCCCTCTACAGCTTCAAGGATCGAGGGATCGTTGGCGATGCGCCTTGGGGTGTCGTCGACGGTTGGAGAAGCCCCAAGCCAGAGACCTGGCACATCCGAATGCTCTACGAACCGACGAAGATCCTGGGAGTGGAGCGCGTTGCGTTTGAGGGGACGGAGCAGAACCTGGCGCTTCGGATCAGGAATGATAACGACTTTCTGACCATCCAGGGCGCCGTGTATCACCTACAGTCCAACAAGCTATCCCAGGGATTCCGGATTGGCGTTGGGGCGATTCCACCTAGGTCCGAAGGGCTCATCGTGTTCCCTCGCTCGGGCGACCTCCAAGATTCAGACAAGTGGTCGATCACACCGCAGGTATCCCGCTCAAAGTGGACCGATTACTCGGTACCCAACGCCGTCGCTTGGGGACCAAAGAGCAGCGAAGAACCTACCGCCAAACCGATCCTCTCAGGCCCTTTGTCGATCTTCGAGTCCGGTGATCTTGGCGGCAACACCGTGACCCTTTCCGGCGAACGGTTTGAGATCGCGTTCAGCCGGGATGTCGGACTGCTACGCCGCTGCACGCTCAACGGCTCTCCGTTCTTGACCGAACTCCCCTTGCTGCATTTGCTTCCGACTGGCGCTCCCCTAAAGCCGATGCCGGCACAGGAGACCTGGAAGTTCAAGGGAATCGCAGTGACCAAGAACGAACGCAACGTCAAAGTTCACGTCGCTGGCAGCTACGATGCTTTCGAGGGGTCCTACGACTACCTGATCACCCCAGAAGGAGAGATCACTTGCCAGTCTGAGTTCACCTACCAAGGAGAGGATCGTTGGTTTCGCGAGATAGGGCAGCGATTCTCCGTGCGGCTTCAGGACACGATGATCCGGTGGAAGCGAGACGCAGAGTGGGACATTTACCCCTCTAACCACATTGGGAGGGCAACTGGCGACGCCAGTTCGTTGTCGCAGTCGATCTACCCCATGGACAAGAGAGAAGGCAGAGACCCGGAGGTCGGCGCTGGAGGTATGTCTGCCCACAACGCGTATGGTCTAGTGGATTTTCGAAGCACGAAGAGGCACATCCGGTGGGCGAAGGTCTGGTCGTTCGATATGGGTGGTGCCGAGATCCTTTCGGACGGCTCGCAACACCTGCGCGCGATGGTGGAGACCGACCGCATCTCCGTCCATGTCAACGATTTCTACGGCGGCACCGGCGCTGGGCTCTGGGAGTGGGAGCTGAACTACGGAAAGGGAAGGTTGCTGAAGAAGGGGGACAAGGTCCATTCAACTCTGAAGCTGAGGTTGGTGCCCTAG
- a CDS encoding dTDP-4-dehydrorhamnose 3,5-epimerase: MDVQKPMPGVIVKPLGQYRDARGVLTELFRDDELPEGFRPAMSYLSVTHPGIARGPHEHVDQTDGFAFIDGAYELYLWENRPGKGDAFIRLSVGKDNPVLVLVPPGVVHAYKNVGEADAFVLNFPDRLYAGWGKKEPVDEIRHEGDPDSKFKLP; the protein is encoded by the coding sequence ATGGATGTCCAAAAGCCGATGCCGGGCGTGATCGTCAAGCCGTTAGGGCAATACAGGGATGCTCGCGGCGTGCTGACGGAGCTCTTTCGCGACGATGAGCTTCCGGAAGGCTTTCGTCCGGCCATGAGCTATCTCAGCGTCACACACCCTGGAATCGCGCGAGGTCCCCATGAGCACGTGGACCAAACCGACGGCTTCGCCTTCATCGACGGGGCCTACGAGCTCTATCTTTGGGAAAATCGCCCTGGAAAAGGCGACGCTTTCATCCGATTGAGTGTTGGAAAGGACAATCCTGTGCTCGTGCTCGTTCCTCCAGGCGTCGTCCATGCCTACAAGAATGTAGGCGAGGCAGACGCTTTCGTGCTGAACTTCCCCGACCGCCTCTATGCAGGCTGGGGAAAGAAGGAGCCTGTGGACGAAATCCGGCACGAGGGAGACCCGGATTCCAAGTTCAAGCTGCCATGA
- the rfbB gene encoding dTDP-glucose 4,6-dehydratase, producing MKLLVTGAAGFIGSHFVRLALRELPSAEIIVLDALTYAGNLSTIDDFRGSISFVEGKIQDAALIDQVFGNRGITHIVNFAAESHNDRSILEAGSFIQTDVLGVYTLLEAVKKHGVEKLVHVSTDEVYGSILEGEFTEQSPIQPNTPYSASKAGGDLQVRAHVKAFGTPAVVTRGGNTYGPFQFPEKLISFFAVRLIDGKKVPLYGEGDQVREWIHAEDHAAGVLTALLKGQAGEVYNIGDVNERTNLEIVRVLLEETGRDESLVKKIPDPRKGAHDQRYSMSAKKLQGLGWSPKKPFEQSLRETVRWYKERQDWWRPLTAREECQDFIRRFYGPSLGEDL from the coding sequence ATGAAATTGCTCGTCACCGGCGCGGCCGGGTTCATCGGTTCTCATTTCGTGCGCTTGGCCCTGCGTGAGCTCCCAAGCGCAGAGATCATAGTGCTCGACGCCCTGACCTATGCGGGAAACCTCTCCACCATCGACGACTTTCGGGGCAGCATCTCTTTCGTCGAGGGGAAGATCCAGGACGCAGCGCTCATCGATCAGGTCTTTGGGAACCGCGGCATCACCCATATCGTCAATTTCGCCGCAGAGAGCCACAACGATCGGTCTATCCTCGAAGCTGGAAGTTTTATACAAACTGACGTTCTCGGCGTTTACACTTTGCTTGAGGCGGTCAAAAAGCACGGCGTCGAAAAGCTGGTCCACGTGAGCACAGACGAGGTGTATGGATCGATTCTTGAGGGCGAGTTCACCGAGCAGAGCCCCATCCAGCCGAACACCCCTTACAGCGCCAGCAAGGCCGGGGGCGACCTTCAGGTGCGGGCGCACGTCAAGGCTTTCGGCACCCCTGCTGTCGTGACCCGCGGCGGCAACACCTACGGGCCATTCCAATTCCCTGAAAAGCTCATTTCGTTCTTCGCCGTGCGCCTGATCGACGGCAAGAAGGTGCCGCTGTATGGGGAAGGCGACCAGGTTCGCGAGTGGATCCATGCCGAGGACCATGCGGCGGGCGTTCTGACCGCTTTGCTCAAGGGACAAGCTGGAGAGGTTTACAATATCGGCGATGTGAACGAGCGGACCAACCTGGAGATCGTGAGGGTTCTGCTCGAAGAGACCGGTCGCGACGAGAGCCTCGTGAAGAAGATTCCCGACCCGCGCAAGGGGGCCCACGACCAGCGCTATTCGATGAGCGCCAAGAAGCTCCAGGGCCTCGGGTGGTCGCCCAAAAAGCCGTTTGAGCAGAGCCTGCGCGAAACCGTGCGTTGGTACAAAGAGCGGCAGGACTGGTGGCGGCCGCTTACGGCGCGCGAAGAGTGTCAGGACTTCATCCGGCGGTTCTATGGGCCCAGCCTCGGGGAGGACTTGTGA